In Desertibacillus haloalkaliphilus, a single genomic region encodes these proteins:
- a CDS encoding YtrH family sporulation protein, translating into MDRDFIATLVIDFFVAFGVIIGGALIGGIGAFLIGNPPLKTIHDLAASLKIWALVAAIGGTFDAITSLERGLFYGTHDDIFKTLFMIFAALCGAHTGTTLIQWITQEHIGQ; encoded by the coding sequence ATGGACCGAGACTTTATCGCGACCCTTGTCATAGACTTTTTTGTTGCTTTTGGTGTCATTATCGGAGGGGCTTTAATTGGTGGAATTGGTGCGTTTTTAATCGGCAACCCCCCATTAAAAACGATACATGATCTAGCCGCCAGCCTAAAAATCTGGGCACTCGTTGCAGCGATCGGAGGAACATTCGATGCGATTACTAGCTTAGAACGTGGTCTATTTTACGGAACACATGATGATATTTTCAAAACATTATTTATGATCTTCGCTGCCCTTTGTGGTGCTCATACAGGTACAACTCTCATTCAATGGATCACGCAGGAGCATATCGGTCAATGA